A stretch of DNA from Arachis hypogaea cultivar Tifrunner chromosome 19, arahy.Tifrunner.gnm2.J5K5, whole genome shotgun sequence:
CTTTGCTTCCTGGCAATGAAAAGGTTTACTTGAGTTCTGACACACTGCTTAATAAAGACAGTCACTTAGAATCTGAATTATACACAATGAACACAGAGTCGTTGAATGCATTGATTTATTCTGGTATTCCACAACACAAGTTAGTGCTTAAGATTGGTGTGTCTGTCATGCTTCTTCGTAATATTGACCAATCCAGTGGATTGTGCAACGGTACACGAATGCAAGTTAGGCGACTTGGTGAGATCATGTTATTGAGTGCGTCATCTTAGCAGGACGAAATGTTGGTCAAGTTGTTTTCATTCCAATGATGAACATAATCCCCAATAATAAAACCTTACCTATCGGGTTTACCCGAAAGCAGTTTTCAATTGTGCTTTACTTTGCAATGACCATAAATAAGTCGCAAGGACAGACACTCTCAACTGTTGGTATGTATCTTCTAAGGTCCGTTTTCACACATAGTCAAGTTTATGTTGCACTCTCTCGAATCAATAGAATGTCTGGTCTCAAGATTTTGATCGTTGATTCTGATGGAAAAATCTCAAATCATACTTTTAATGTTGTGTACAAAGAGATTTttatcaatttactttctgccatttagtCGTTATTGTAATATTCAAGGTGACTGATGCTATGTCCCCGTGCTTGGCACAGGGCTTAAAACTAGTTTGAACTTACTTTTAAGATATCAAATGAGATATCTGCTATTAGACAAGTGTCCCACTCTGATGTTCTCTGTTTCTTTATATATTGACTTATTGCTTAgtgttatataatttaataaaagtattggtataatatatattttaaaaaaatttaattattgacataaaaaatataattcacatatcgtattttaatttatttatatttttattatgtctatatgtataaatttattatcgtactgaaataaatatctttttttattttcactctATATTTTATAAGAAAGTGTTAGGTAAACAATGACTATATTGAATAACAAGAATAACtaccaattaaataaaaacacactatacTTCTAAATTaatcatctaaattttaatattaaaataattatttatacatctaataaaataaatatccaatatatctattattcatattatttaatatttttattatctaactatacttttctattttatattcaCCACCCCATCCGCATTGTGCATGCGAAGAAATAATGCGCAATCATTCTATCATCAAATAACAAATATTGACGCAAACTCCCAATTATACCTACCCCAACTTAAAATTAATCTCTCTCTTCCATTTTTAATGTGCACGTTCTCAGCTTACCAAATGTACTGATTTATTACTCACCTAAAATATGCTTTCGTATTAAATGAACTATTTAACACAATAGTTGTCTAACATCTAATTATTATCTTTAGATGAATGCTATGGGATCTATTACATTATATCTAagttattaaaaaagataaataaataatatttaataaattttaaataatttattttttattttaaaaaataagttaaacaatttAAGCACTACAACAAAAACACCATAAAATTCACTTTATCTTTATAACGAGTTATTTTGTTCTTAACGTGAAACACATGGTAGAACTTACCGAAATAGAAGATACATTAGTTGAAAGAAATACAGGATCAAACTCAATGGAGGTCCAAACAATACGTTTAATTCAGAGAAATTCAAATAAAAGTGTAGGCATGTGTGTCTCGAACACACTTGTTTTTGACCCGCTAGATTATTTAGCATAAAAGCATTCTAATATATATGTCAAGGAAGTGCATGTCACCCAATAATGCATTCCTTAGCTTATCTAGGGAGAAATGTGCTCACTGACAAATCGTTGATAGAATCATTTATGGAATGCGTTTTGTGGTAGTAAGACATATAATCCATCTTTTTACTCTTTGAAAGTATTGGTTCTTGAGGCAAAGGTACTTCCCCTGAAGAACTATTGAGGTATGACACAATTTCTGTCATTGTAGGCCTCTCATTTGGATCATCTTGAACACATAACAGTGCAATCTGTATACTTCTCATCACTTCATTTTCAGAATAATTTCCTTTTAAAGTTGTATCCAATAATTCCAATGGCTTTTCTTCCTTCCATTTTGCCCATGCCTGCAACAATTTTCTATAAATTAATTTGAACCATTATTGTATGAATATAATTTGATACAAGGTACCAGAAAAAGTGAATTATTACTCACAGAAAGTCGGATGTCATCTGAGAAGTGTGATTCACAAAAAGAACTTTTCGATTTTCCACTAATAATCTCAAGTACTATGATTCCAAAACTATACACGTCAGATCTTATTGAAAACATTCCTTCCATTGCATATTCTGGAGACATATAACCACTGTATATATGATTTAACTATTTGGCTTAATAATGATTaaataagatgagactaaaatgaaaacaaaaatgaatAATAAACTTACTATGTGCCAACAACCCTATGAGTATTCACTTGAATTTGATCTGTAATTACTATTCTTGCCATACCAAAATCTGATATTTTTGGATTCATACTATCGTCTAATAAAATATTACTTGGTTTAAGATCTCGATGGATGATCGTTAAACGAGAATCTTCATGAAGGTATAAAATCCCTCGCGCAATTCCTCTAATAATGTTGTATCGTTCAGACCAAGTTAATGGCCTGCTTCTCTGAGGATCTGTACAAAGAATTAGATTTTTCAATGGCCAATTATCAAAATGATATTCATCTTATATAAAAGAAGCTAAGAACACAAATTCTAATTTCTAACCAAATAAAATGTAGTCAAGGCTCTTGTTGGGGACATATTCATAGACAAGTATCCTCTCTTGTCCTTCCAAACAAAACCCCAGTAATCTGACCAGATTTTTATGTTGAAGCTTGGCCATAACAAGAACCTCATTCTTAAATTCTTCtgcaccttgccaagagtttcccAAGAGTCTCTTTGCTGCTACTTCTTGCCCATTTTCAAGAACACCCTGTACAACATGATAAACCTGCACTCGTTTAGTTGAAACTAATACTCCAAAACAATATCTTAATTCTCAGTTTTACCATGTCACCTTGTAAACTTCCCCAAATCCACCTCTTCCTATCTTGTTTCCTTGGGAGAAGTTGTTGGTAGCAGCTTGAATTTCACTCAACTGAAATTGTAAAGACTCAAAAGAAGCCAATGATTCATCCCCAACTACATCAAACAATATAAAAACCATAGTAATAAATGAAGTTTCAAGCCTTCAAAAAAGAAAAGGATGTGATATAGGAATTGAACACATTTACAGCTTTCTCTAAGAAGAATTCCCCTAAGAAGCTTCCTTTGTCGTCGTCGACTTAGGAAACATAAAGAGCAGCCAAAACATAGCAGCAGCACAGAAACAACAGTTGAGATGATGGAAATAATAATCTGTCTCTGGTGTGACCTGTTTTTCCTATTTCCTGCAGTGAACAAAACAGTACCTTCAACATATGAAAGTTACTAACTATCACAACCATATGCagaaaatacactaatttagtatCTCTAGACATAATGTCTCTGTTCATGTCTCATCTATCAAACACGATTTTATGTCTCTGTATACAGATTATGGGCTAATACCTCCAAGTCTCAAAATATTGAGATGAGATGATGGCTCATAAAATCGATAAAGCTCAAATCTAACGCCACAACTGGGAAAAAGAACCCTTCCTCCGATCTTTCCTTTGCAACAACCGGTCGGAATGTCGGCCGCGGCGTTCACAAGACACGAGCTGCATTCCTCAGGGGGCAAGTCCGGGGTGCACTTTGCCATGCCATAAAGGCTTTGTTTAGCTGTGATGTTGAGTTCCCCGTACGCGAACCTTCTAGAACCCATGGGAATATCAGCAACCTTATGCCTCAGAGTATACATCATCTCCGACACTTCATTGTTGAACGTAGCAAGTTGGCCAACGTAGTCCTTGAGGT
This window harbors:
- the LOC112775278 gene encoding cysteine-rich receptor-like protein kinase 25, yielding MKQSSVKSLSKRNQQRLAKLIKNVHLKSMIIKIIKFLLLLSITWFCSSSTTTSPDTNFPHVCNCTRNSTFELNSTYHTNLKTLFSWLSSNATNSAGSHITKVSSGNSSVYGLFQCNADITSEKCQKCIDQAVYNVTSECETSKEAVVFVRFCFLRYSYRDFLTIAEESPKIFLLNLKDYVGQLATFNNEVSEMMYTLRHKVADIPMGSRRFAYGELNITAKQSLYGMAKCTPDLPPEECSSCLVNAAADIPTGCCKGKIGGRVLFPSCGVRFELYRFYEPSSHLNILRLGGNRKNRSHQRQIIISIISTVVSVLLLCFGCSLCFLSRRRQRKLLRGILLRESFGDESLASFESLQFQLSEIQAATNNFSQGNKIGRGGFGEVYKGVLENGQEVAAKRLLGNSWQGAEEFKNEVLVMAKLQHKNLVRLLGFCLEGQERILVYEYVPNKSLDYILFDPQRSRPLTWSERYNIIRGIARGILYLHEDSRLTIIHRDLKPSNILLDDSMNPKISDFGMARIVITDQIQVNTHRVVGTYGYMSPEYAMEGMFSIRSDVYSFGIIVLEIISGKSKSSFCESHFSDDIRLSAWAKWKEEKPLELLDTTLKGNYSENEVMRSIQIALLCVQDDPNERPTMTEIVSYLNSSSGEVPLPQEPILSKSKKMDYMSYYHKTHSINDSINDLSVSTFLPR